A region of Blastocatellia bacterium DNA encodes the following proteins:
- a CDS encoding S8 family serine peptidase has protein sequence MKAKLRLLMLLAALACAANTALAAKIDPALSKQMAQARPTDQLQVVITYFKMPTAADVALLTRLGITTGIRYRMLPMVAVLATPAQARSIANLSNVRSVWANTQYHYYTNQSRPLIGLQRLQTNATLTRRNGGIPYSGKGIGVAVVDSGVDGTHPDVTFTPLSNTSKVRQNVKVEGRLLDTGVGGGIIPDVFVENVVNTDNTSGHGTFVSSCVAGSGAASGGVYGGVAPGAHLVGVGCGETLVVSVALAGFDYILVHQFDYNIRVVNNSWGGNVSLDPDNPTNVAVKALHDNFIAVVFAAGNDGPSPETLSIWARSPYVIGVGAGTKDGRLANFSSRGFASGSQGNGAPTGETPLPQASGPSVVAPGAALVNARMRAGINIIGALGIEGNSDDGTGTFPTDVDGSIPPAFIPSYTYSSGTSFAAPSYCGALALALEADPNLLPDDLKQLYEDTATAMPGYAPWEVGAGYINVAAAVDRAANRNKAYGSFNNTHLRFNAAFTTNADVTPYHFDFSPASTPGTYTKPFTVRAGASSVLARMHYVGDPASASNTLILNLFDPNGTRYDQLILPGLTANNVTLEVKDPLPGDWTLEVSGFTPLGTDNNAGSLPDTIDGTINVIFPTGSNVTDIGGRADTAEIERALIGHFMDSFSDYSFRPDAAVTREDLARTLVLSADIRQNQFDAPAFTDVASDFAPIASAVAARGAVLKDTFQRYPGVMARGTSGANFYPSATVSRADLAVVLVRALGLEQQAQARMGEVLSARAIDAAQIPADARGFVAVALDLGLLATFPASLQEVSPGVYQAVPGPRFEPATVVKRADLAAAINRFADNFFTGPATVR, from the coding sequence ATGAAAGCGAAACTGAGATTGCTGATGTTGCTGGCGGCTCTGGCTTGTGCGGCCAACACGGCGCTCGCGGCGAAGATCGATCCGGCGTTGAGCAAGCAGATGGCGCAGGCGCGACCGACCGACCAGCTTCAGGTCGTCATCACTTATTTCAAAATGCCGACCGCCGCCGACGTGGCGCTACTGACGCGGCTCGGCATCACCACGGGCATCCGTTACCGCATGCTGCCGATGGTTGCCGTGCTGGCGACGCCGGCGCAGGCGCGGTCTATCGCCAACCTGTCAAACGTCCGCTCGGTGTGGGCCAACACGCAATATCATTACTACACCAACCAGTCGCGCCCCTTGATCGGCTTGCAACGCTTGCAGACCAACGCGACGCTGACCCGACGCAACGGCGGCATTCCTTATTCCGGCAAAGGCATCGGCGTCGCCGTCGTTGACAGCGGCGTTGACGGCACCCACCCCGATGTCACCTTCACGCCGCTCAGTAACACCAGCAAAGTCCGCCAGAACGTCAAAGTCGAAGGCCGCTTGCTCGACACAGGCGTCGGCGGCGGCATCATCCCCGATGTCTTCGTCGAAAACGTCGTCAACACCGATAACACATCGGGTCACGGCACCTTCGTTTCATCGTGCGTCGCCGGGTCGGGCGCGGCATCGGGCGGCGTCTATGGCGGCGTCGCGCCGGGCGCGCATCTGGTCGGCGTCGGCTGCGGCGAAACGCTCGTCGTCTCGGTGGCGTTGGCCGGCTTCGATTACATCCTCGTCCACCAGTTCGACTACAACATTCGCGTCGTCAATAACAGTTGGGGCGGCAATGTGTCGCTCGATCCCGACAACCCGACCAACGTCGCCGTCAAAGCGCTGCACGACAATTTCATCGCCGTCGTCTTTGCCGCGGGCAATGACGGCCCAAGCCCTGAGACGTTGAGCATCTGGGCGCGCTCGCCTTACGTGATCGGCGTCGGCGCGGGCACCAAAGATGGGCGGCTGGCGAACTTCTCGTCGCGCGGCTTTGCCAGCGGCTCGCAAGGCAACGGCGCGCCGACCGGCGAGACGCCGCTGCCGCAAGCCTCCGGGCCATCGGTCGTTGCGCCCGGCGCGGCGCTGGTGAATGCGCGCATGCGCGCCGGCATCAACATCATCGGGGCGCTCGGCATCGAAGGCAATTCCGACGACGGCACCGGCACCTTCCCCACGGACGTGGATGGCTCGATCCCGCCGGCCTTCATCCCGTCTTATACCTATTCGAGCGGCACCAGCTTTGCCGCGCCATCTTACTGCGGCGCGCTGGCGCTGGCCCTCGAAGCCGATCCGAACTTGTTGCCCGACGATCTCAAGCAACTGTATGAAGACACCGCGACGGCGATGCCCGGTTACGCGCCGTGGGAAGTCGGCGCCGGTTACATCAACGTCGCCGCCGCGGTTGACCGCGCCGCCAATCGCAACAAAGCGTACGGCTCGTTCAACAACACCCACCTGCGTTTCAACGCCGCCTTCACGACGAATGCCGACGTGACGCCTTATCACTTTGACTTCAGTCCGGCCTCGACGCCGGGCACCTACACCAAGCCGTTCACCGTGCGGGCGGGCGCGTCGAGTGTGCTGGCGAGAATGCATTATGTCGGCGATCCGGCGAGCGCCAGCAACACGCTGATCTTGAATTTGTTCGACCCCAACGGCACACGCTACGACCAGTTGATCCTGCCGGGGCTGACGGCGAACAACGTCACGCTCGAAGTGAAAGACCCGCTGCCCGGCGACTGGACTTTAGAAGTGAGCGGCTTCACGCCCTTAGGCACAGACAACAACGCCGGCTCGCTGCCCGACACGATTGATGGGACGATCAACGTCATCTTCCCGACCGGCAGCAACGTCACAGACATCGGGGGCCGCGCCGACACCGCGGAGATCGAGCGCGCCTTGATCGGCCACTTCATGGATTCGTTCTCTGATTACTCGTTCCGGCCCGACGCCGCGGTGACCCGCGAAGACCTGGCGCGCACGCTGGTCTTGAGCGCCGACATTCGCCAGAACCAGTTCGACGCGCCGGCCTTCACCGATGTCGCCTCTGACTTCGCGCCGATTGCTTCAGCGGTCGCGGCGCGCGGCGCTGTGTTGAAAGACACCTTCCAGCGCTACCCCGGCGTGATGGCGCGCGGCACCAGCGGCGCGAACTTCTACCCTTCGGCGACGGTCAGTCGCGCAGACCTCGCGGTCGTGCTGGTGCGCGCCCTCGGGCTTGAGCAGCAGGCGCAGGCGCGCATGGGCGAAGTCCTGAGCGCCCGCGCCATTGACGCGGCGCAGATTCCTGCCGATGCGCGCGGCTTTGTCGCCGTCGCGCTCGACTTGGGATTGCTCGCCACGTTTCCCGCCAGTCTCCAGGAAGTCTCGCCCGGCGTCTACCAAGCGGTGCCGGGGCCGCGCTTCGAGCCGGCAACGGTCGTCAAGCGCGCCGACCTGGCGGCGGCCATCAACCGCTTTGCGGATAACTTCTTCACCGGCCCGGCGACGGTAAGGTAA
- a CDS encoding M36 family metallopeptidase produces the protein MKRFTRSFLLGLCLLVALASANFLFKSSAQSTRPAEFDVRGPLGVPKGTALHKPTLAQVKALTALQSTAGNSVQVRYNGLTATPRFMFSTSSYLSPQSANQPETIARDFISRNRELFRFSDEDLSNLRLKSRGYVPDMGTTVMLFEQRAAGLPVYHGEVLVNVNRLGQIISVGGESFPQMKITNAATLTPEQAITSAASALGVNNFAPHATGNRQVLTTYGNLKPEFAQAPAYSGGGVFTDEIVVTRMVFPLGDTGRLAYRFVLTTPQYNGIMWENVVDAQTGQVLRRISLTSFNGPRGGGQGAGRLPTFRPDIQDRVEAMNPNGTAQGKVFDGMPTTLAGAGEFGAATTPGATPAYAPDSTVSGSGRGFRQSLVYARNANPLIYSLGFGQVTRGLPDATSPSAESPFGWFYLPTDSGGAEIANGNSNRAATRAFGYTMTPEAQSRNLAANSPAADKSQPYSATLTPLASSVRLADGRLLSSVIQSNYTEGNNVLTADDRADDDEATQGIRGYSPNRQFIAPYYDYTNSYEFAGTDAGGTPFFPASANADVYPGAVTLFYYNNLIHDYLYSVGFTEGLWNFQQDNFGRGGAGNDAISAQVQDGSGTDNANFGTPDDGAYPRMQMYLFTSGSFRRSDGDLDFDVVAHEHYHGVSNRSIAKGGSGGLGFALVGESGGQGEGWSDYNASSITDDDCEGEYVTGTFDSGIRRLPVTNYRWSYGSLNGTTMRLRDGSAPDINAGAIPFEVHDIGELWSAVLWDMRELIIMKDPNGVFFDGTRRLGGGNSFYIGSRLVHSVDSLHPINYRASFSTNDPGTINPSQAIQRPGLVAAEIAQLGHRNGPLATAVSRGARLSDMLVMRGMQLSPLNPSFVDSRDSILLADRELTGGENSALIWRAFASHGVGVQAESTSGAADDIATQSAPVVVEDFTVPATVTDCEALGPLPAPPFTASNLIKNTATINVNDGVRVANAQTYIISRGSSTDGPFAKIAEIPAITTVYRDDNGGQKLQVGQTYFYQVRASRNADCVSPANTVSVAITVGDAINVSPSPLFDGVDQVSDMRQCNRLTVSWRPAASANPNANLVYDVYRVSSVAAGDGTQNPTFAPSSSNRVATGVSGTSYVDAGLTLGRVYYYIVQARDLSNGKKDANNAGNTIVKYSAPTSNSMMPTPVFAMETFEAATNTRSLPPLVDSATPNQALAAFQHVSGIQVNGNPTGMMYAPDFSPGEGTPDPAGTQHGGPSDFSTVIGPLTLTQTSLMEFDHFIQSEAFFDGGVIEVAVGAPVFDATPFPNNTTTFDVGNYIIEGGYNAKLDGTLEGVAIGSVLQGRRAWTGTKGYHHVRIALGSFAAGGANNPNGLPVFVRFRMTSDVATAIGGGGGWYVDNLVINNLNPAGCPTGLAMLSNDHMEVPDAYAQNQVCLAVRRRQLAG, from the coding sequence ATGAAAAGATTCACGCGATCATTCCTGCTCGGCCTGTGCTTGCTTGTCGCGCTGGCTTCGGCGAATTTCTTATTCAAGTCGTCCGCCCAATCGACGCGGCCCGCCGAATTCGACGTGCGCGGCCCCTTGGGCGTCCCCAAAGGCACGGCGCTGCACAAGCCGACGCTGGCGCAAGTCAAGGCGCTGACGGCGCTGCAATCGACCGCCGGCAACAGCGTGCAGGTGCGCTACAACGGACTGACGGCGACGCCGCGCTTCATGTTCAGCACTTCGTCTTACCTGTCGCCGCAGAGCGCCAATCAGCCCGAAACGATTGCCCGCGACTTCATCAGCCGCAACCGCGAGCTGTTCCGCTTCAGCGACGAAGACCTGAGCAACCTCCGCCTCAAGAGCCGCGGTTATGTTCCCGACATGGGCACGACCGTCATGCTCTTTGAGCAGCGCGCCGCCGGGCTGCCGGTCTATCACGGCGAAGTGCTGGTCAACGTCAACCGCCTGGGACAGATCATCAGCGTCGGCGGCGAAAGCTTTCCGCAGATGAAGATCACCAACGCCGCGACGCTGACGCCCGAGCAAGCCATCACTTCGGCGGCCTCGGCGCTCGGCGTCAACAACTTCGCGCCGCACGCGACCGGCAACCGCCAGGTGCTGACGACTTACGGCAACCTCAAGCCCGAGTTCGCGCAAGCGCCGGCCTATAGCGGCGGCGGCGTCTTCACCGACGAGATCGTCGTCACGCGCATGGTCTTTCCGCTCGGCGACACAGGGCGGCTCGCTTATCGCTTCGTGCTGACGACGCCACAGTACAACGGCATCATGTGGGAGAACGTCGTTGACGCGCAGACCGGCCAGGTGCTGCGCCGCATCAGCTTGACCTCGTTCAACGGGCCGCGCGGCGGCGGCCAGGGCGCCGGCCGCCTTCCGACCTTCCGACCCGACATACAGGATCGCGTCGAAGCCATGAACCCGAACGGCACGGCGCAAGGCAAAGTCTTTGACGGCATGCCGACGACGCTGGCGGGAGCCGGCGAATTCGGGGCCGCGACGACGCCGGGCGCAACGCCGGCCTACGCGCCGGATTCGACGGTTTCGGGCAGCGGGCGCGGCTTCCGCCAGAGCCTGGTCTATGCGCGCAACGCCAACCCGCTGATCTACTCGCTCGGCTTCGGCCAGGTGACGCGCGGTCTGCCCGACGCCACCAGCCCTTCGGCGGAATCGCCCTTCGGCTGGTTCTACCTGCCGACCGACAGCGGCGGCGCGGAAATCGCCAACGGCAACAGCAACCGCGCCGCGACTCGCGCTTTCGGTTACACGATGACGCCGGAAGCGCAGAGCCGTAACCTCGCCGCCAACTCTCCCGCAGCCGACAAGAGCCAGCCCTACTCGGCGACGCTGACGCCGCTGGCGTCAAGCGTGCGGCTCGCCGACGGTCGCTTGCTCTCATCGGTCATCCAGTCGAACTACACCGAAGGCAACAACGTGCTGACGGCGGACGACCGCGCAGACGATGACGAGGCGACGCAGGGCATTCGCGGCTACAGCCCGAATCGCCAGTTCATCGCGCCGTACTACGATTACACCAACAGCTACGAGTTCGCGGGCACCGATGCCGGCGGCACGCCGTTCTTCCCGGCCAGCGCCAACGCCGACGTCTATCCCGGCGCGGTGACGCTGTTCTATTACAACAACCTGATTCACGATTACCTCTACAGCGTCGGCTTCACCGAAGGGCTGTGGAACTTCCAGCAGGACAACTTCGGTCGCGGCGGCGCCGGCAACGACGCCATCAGCGCGCAGGTGCAGGACGGCTCGGGCACAGACAACGCCAACTTCGGCACGCCCGACGATGGCGCCTATCCGCGCATGCAGATGTACCTGTTCACCTCCGGCTCGTTCCGCCGCTCGGATGGCGATCTGGATTTCGACGTTGTCGCCCACGAGCATTATCACGGTGTCTCGAACCGCTCGATTGCCAAAGGCGGCTCGGGCGGCCTCGGCTTCGCGCTGGTCGGCGAATCGGGCGGCCAGGGCGAAGGCTGGTCGGATTACAACGCCAGCTCGATCACCGATGACGACTGCGAAGGCGAATACGTCACCGGCACGTTCGATTCGGGCATCCGCCGTCTGCCTGTGACCAACTATCGCTGGTCGTATGGCTCGCTCAACGGCACGACGATGCGATTGCGTGACGGCTCGGCGCCCGACATCAACGCCGGTGCGATCCCCTTCGAGGTCCACGATATCGGCGAGCTGTGGAGCGCGGTGCTTTGGGATATGCGCGAGCTGATCATCATGAAAGACCCGAACGGCGTCTTCTTTGACGGCACGCGGCGACTGGGCGGCGGCAACAGCTTCTATATCGGCAGCCGGCTGGTGCATTCCGTAGACAGCCTCCACCCGATCAACTATCGCGCCTCGTTCAGCACCAACGATCCCGGAACGATCAACCCCAGCCAGGCCATCCAACGGCCCGGACTGGTCGCGGCAGAGATCGCCCAGCTCGGCCACCGCAACGGCCCGCTGGCAACCGCCGTGAGCCGCGGCGCTCGGCTGTCGGACATGCTGGTGATGCGCGGCATGCAGCTTTCGCCGCTCAACCCGTCGTTTGTTGATTCGCGCGATTCGATCCTGCTCGCAGACCGCGAGCTGACCGGCGGCGAAAACAGCGCCTTGATCTGGCGCGCTTTCGCCAGTCACGGCGTCGGCGTTCAGGCCGAGTCCACTTCGGGCGCTGCCGATGACATCGCCACGCAGTCGGCGCCGGTCGTCGTCGAAGACTTCACGGTGCCCGCGACCGTGACCGATTGCGAAGCCCTGGGGCCGCTGCCGGCGCCGCCGTTCACGGCCTCGAACCTCATCAAGAACACTGCCACTATCAACGTCAACGATGGCGTCCGCGTGGCCAACGCGCAGACCTACATCATCTCGCGCGGCAGCAGCACCGACGGCCCATTCGCGAAGATCGCCGAGATTCCCGCGATCACTACCGTCTATCGCGACGACAACGGCGGCCAGAAGCTCCAGGTCGGCCAGACCTACTTCTATCAGGTGCGCGCCAGCCGCAACGCCGACTGCGTCTCGCCTGCGAACACCGTCAGCGTCGCCATCACGGTCGGTGATGCGATCAACGTCAGCCCGTCGCCGCTCTTCGACGGCGTTGACCAGGTCAGCGATATGCGGCAGTGCAACCGTCTGACCGTGAGCTGGCGGCCCGCGGCGTCGGCCAACCCGAACGCCAATCTGGTCTATGACGTTTACCGCGTCAGCTCGGTGGCCGCCGGGGACGGCACGCAGAACCCGACCTTCGCGCCATCGTCGAGCAACCGCGTTGCCACAGGCGTCAGCGGCACTTCTTACGTTGACGCGGGCCTGACGCTGGGCCGCGTCTATTACTACATCGTGCAGGCGCGCGATCTGAGCAACGGCAAGAAGGACGCCAACAACGCCGGCAACACCATCGTCAAGTACAGCGCGCCGACGTCGAACTCGATGATGCCGACGCCGGTCTTTGCGATGGAGACCTTCGAGGCCGCGACCAACACGCGCTCGCTGCCGCCGCTGGTTGATTCAGCGACGCCGAATCAGGCGCTGGCGGCCTTCCAGCACGTTTCGGGCATTCAGGTGAACGGCAATCCCACGGGGATGATGTACGCGCCCGACTTCAGCCCCGGCGAAGGCACGCCCGACCCTGCGGGCACACAGCATGGCGGGCCGAGCGATTTCTCGACGGTCATCGGGCCGCTGACGCTAACCCAGACTTCGCTGATGGAGTTCGACCACTTCATACAATCCGAAGCCTTCTTTGATGGCGGCGTGATCGAGGTGGCGGTCGGCGCGCCGGTCTTCGACGCGACGCCTTTCCCGAACAACACGACGACGTTTGATGTCGGCAACTACATCATCGAAGGCGGCTACAACGCCAAGCTCGACGGCACGCTCGAAGGCGTCGCCATCGGCTCGGTGCTGCAAGGCCGCAGAGCGTGGACGGGCACGAAAGGCTACCATCACGTCCGCATCGCGCTCGGCTCGTTCGCGGCGGGCGGCGCGAACAACCCCAACGGCCTGCCGGTCTTCGTGCGCTTCCGTATGACGTCGGATGTTGCGACGGCAATCGGCGGCGGCGGCGGCTGGTACGTCGACAATCTGGTGATCAACAACCTGAACCCGGCGGGCTGCCCGACCGGGCTGGCGATGTTGAGCAACGACCATATGGAGGTGCCCGATGCATACGCTCAGAACCAGGTCTGTCTTGCTGTGCGACGGCGTCAGCTCGCCGGCTGA
- a CDS encoding M36 family metallopeptidase — MSALKSQRNRQGLAPRARSTALFNTLALVAILAGAFIFGFGPILRAGASSTPKAAVDLDQSKPRVPNFDINLTQRIRLQPSAVQLQALNALKTNLHDTSITARWDKSSGSVDTIYDFASAASTLDPEAAARNFIASNAALFGITDMSTLALDSNVAALGGNLMYFKQTYNGLTVANSGIGVVMDGQRRVKMVSGPYRANLAINTVPSLDGAASVAVAQADLNRFKVQWANGVSEVLTPALDLIASQLGVLAEPHPELNIFPTPDGGRLAYKFLFFSRNPFGVYRYQIDAATGQILYREDTVRYQQALPMEGDVYPTYPALTTELKDQGIISVGTNGIPLGQLRIKLRNFDASNVVTGVNGTLTGAHVHIENVLAAKVPFPQAAKGTWYFRNNDPANLEQRTYEHEQYGPNAEPAEHQDEINQFYYINSLIEYIDYLHIADDAAHHRGVGQGDFPDTYPNQSVPLTGNVHIPNVLNPPTDPTDPAFADKLLGLDNAFSLPETETVAGQKITVNPTSYGHGYLYNDLALDFGVPYHEGMHSISTPIAGLEGSPEGGALNEGQADLWAYSAAENPALGAYVVNGYVRRNQIRAAGGDPDLRQYIRNANTGLTFSQLGTSGGSSFEVHRDGEIYGGTMWDIRELMSMYETGGNWKRPDPITGQPTTPISLGKETWERIFLGSIYVLGTFSPDTFVRARDAMIIADSMLYASDPLDPDSPGIHRALIEQVYASREMGFNAEGVVGGQQVISTRVSAFTGSQGKPSAPAGVNVVPASPSSARVAWQPVAGAFAYEILKREIGRENQRQNPPVPGREYIDGDGGTDGYLHLEYVPASQTSYVDRGKIEGAFIARGLANPINSEYVVRALSINPNRQLGVSDNSAAASAASAVTDVTNRIQTTIANVAFANGKFDFDQTIKNLGAGTYDGTIYTPVEFRIVAVSNGVTVANADNGGKGTASDPASFYYHQLLQTGQTSSARHFSFSDPMAQLFTFDAVVKARVQVDPAFATRYQPEPGIDFSRYDVGQFSETLSGIVPVGDTGLAAASGLDYVDVPFTSKDGAYAVSGNLSSTLAVDLDLELLDSSGRVLSSSASDTPQETVTAAIQPNAQYIYRVIGWAGVASDFQIVSTQSLLVPKASGGSSSGGGSNLLPGTGTVTNLVRFTVNPITRTVTVQVLH, encoded by the coding sequence ATGAGCGCACTCAAGTCACAACGGAATCGCCAGGGCTTAGCGCCGCGCGCCAGATCAACCGCTCTGTTCAACACGCTCGCGCTCGTCGCCATTCTTGCGGGCGCTTTCATATTCGGCTTCGGGCCGATCTTGCGCGCCGGCGCGTCCAGCACCCCGAAGGCGGCGGTCGATCTCGATCAAAGCAAGCCGCGCGTGCCCAACTTTGATATCAACCTGACGCAGCGCATCCGCCTTCAGCCGAGCGCCGTGCAGCTTCAGGCGCTCAACGCGCTGAAGACGAATCTGCACGACACGAGCATCACGGCGCGCTGGGATAAGTCGTCCGGCTCCGTTGATACGATCTATGATTTCGCTTCCGCCGCTTCGACGCTCGACCCCGAAGCCGCGGCGCGCAACTTCATCGCCTCGAACGCCGCGCTGTTCGGCATCACGGACATGAGCACGCTCGCGCTAGACAGCAACGTCGCGGCGCTCGGCGGCAACCTGATGTACTTCAAGCAGACCTATAACGGCCTGACGGTTGCCAACAGCGGCATCGGCGTGGTGATGGATGGTCAGCGGCGGGTCAAGATGGTCTCCGGCCCGTACCGCGCCAACCTCGCCATCAACACGGTGCCGAGCCTCGACGGCGCGGCGTCGGTCGCCGTGGCGCAAGCCGACCTCAACCGCTTCAAAGTGCAATGGGCCAACGGCGTTTCGGAAGTCTTGACGCCGGCGCTCGACTTGATCGCTTCGCAACTGGGCGTGCTGGCCGAGCCGCACCCCGAGCTGAACATCTTCCCGACGCCCGACGGCGGACGGCTGGCTTACAAGTTCCTGTTCTTCTCGCGCAACCCGTTCGGCGTCTATCGCTATCAGATCGACGCGGCGACCGGGCAAATCCTCTATCGCGAAGACACCGTGCGCTATCAACAGGCGCTGCCGATGGAAGGCGACGTTTATCCGACCTACCCGGCGCTGACGACCGAGCTGAAGGATCAAGGGATCATCAGCGTCGGCACGAACGGCATCCCGCTCGGCCAGTTGCGCATCAAGCTGCGCAACTTCGACGCCTCGAATGTCGTCACAGGCGTCAACGGCACGCTGACCGGCGCGCACGTTCACATCGAAAACGTGCTGGCCGCGAAAGTCCCGTTCCCGCAAGCCGCCAAAGGCACCTGGTACTTCCGCAACAACGACCCGGCGAATCTCGAACAGCGCACCTACGAGCACGAGCAGTACGGGCCGAACGCCGAGCCGGCGGAGCATCAGGACGAGATCAACCAGTTCTATTACATCAACTCGCTGATCGAATACATTGACTACCTGCACATCGCCGATGACGCCGCGCACCATCGCGGTGTCGGCCAGGGCGATTTCCCCGACACCTATCCGAATCAGTCTGTGCCGCTCACGGGCAACGTTCACATCCCGAACGTGCTGAATCCGCCGACCGACCCGACCGACCCGGCGTTCGCCGACAAGCTGCTTGGCCTGGACAACGCCTTCTCGCTGCCCGAAACCGAAACCGTCGCCGGCCAGAAGATCACCGTCAACCCGACGAGCTACGGTCATGGCTACCTGTATAACGACCTGGCCCTCGATTTCGGCGTGCCTTACCACGAGGGGATGCATTCGATCTCGACGCCAATTGCCGGCCTCGAAGGCTCGCCCGAAGGCGGCGCGCTTAATGAAGGCCAGGCCGACCTGTGGGCCTATTCGGCGGCAGAGAATCCGGCGCTCGGCGCTTACGTCGTCAACGGCTATGTGCGTCGCAATCAGATTCGCGCCGCCGGCGGCGACCCCGACCTGCGCCAGTACATTCGCAACGCCAACACCGGGCTGACCTTTTCACAGCTCGGCACCTCGGGCGGCTCAAGCTTCGAGGTCCACCGCGACGGCGAGATTTACGGCGGCACGATGTGGGACATCCGCGAGCTGATGTCGATGTACGAAACCGGCGGCAACTGGAAGCGGCCCGACCCCATCACCGGCCAGCCGACCACTCCCATCTCGCTCGGCAAAGAGACCTGGGAGCGCATCTTCCTCGGCTCGATCTACGTGCTCGGCACCTTCAGCCCCGACACCTTCGTGCGCGCCCGCGATGCGATGATCATCGCCGACTCGATGCTCTATGCGTCTGATCCGCTCGACCCCGACTCGCCGGGCATTCACCGCGCCTTGATCGAGCAGGTTTACGCCTCGCGCGAGATGGGCTTCAACGCCGAAGGCGTGGTTGGCGGCCAGCAAGTCATCTCGACGCGAGTCTCAGCCTTCACAGGCTCGCAGGGCAAGCCGAGCGCGCCCGCGGGCGTCAACGTCGTTCCGGCCTCGCCGTCATCGGCGCGCGTGGCGTGGCAGCCGGTTGCCGGCGCCTTCGCTTACGAGATTCTGAAGCGCGAGATAGGCCGCGAGAATCAGCGCCAGAACCCGCCGGTCCCGGGCCGCGAATACATTGACGGCGACGGCGGCACCGACGGCTACCTGCACCTCGAATACGTCCCGGCATCGCAGACCAGTTACGTTGACCGCGGCAAGATCGAAGGCGCGTTCATCGCCCGCGGTCTGGCCAATCCGATCAACTCGGAATACGTCGTGCGCGCCTTGAGCATCAACCCGAACCGCCAGCTCGGCGTCTCGGACAACAGCGCGGCGGCCAGCGCGGCATCGGCGGTGACGGATGTAACCAACCGCATCCAGACGACGATTGCGAACGTCGCATTCGCCAACGGCAAGTTCGACTTTGACCAGACGATCAAGAACCTCGGCGCCGGCACCTATGACGGCACGATCTACACGCCGGTCGAATTCCGCATCGTCGCGGTCTCGAACGGCGTCACCGTCGCCAACGCCGACAACGGCGGCAAGGGCACGGCGAGTGATCCGGCGAGCTTCTACTATCACCAGCTTCTTCAGACCGGGCAGACATCGAGCGCCCGCCACTTCTCCTTCAGCGACCCGATGGCGCAGTTGTTCACCTTCGACGCGGTCGTCAAAGCGCGGGTTCAGGTTGATCCGGCGTTTGCGACGCGCTACCAGCCGGAGCCGGGCATTGACTTCTCGCGCTACGACGTTGGGCAGTTCAGCGAGACTCTGAGCGGCATCGTGCCGGTGGGCGACACAGGGCTTGCGGCCGCCAGCGGCCTGGATTACGTAGACGTGCCGTTCACCTCGAAGGACGGCGCCTATGCCGTGTCCGGCAACCTGAGCTCGACGCTCGCGGTTGATCTCGACCTTGAGCTGCTCGATTCATCGGGCCGCGTCCTCTCGTCTTCGGCCAGCGACACGCCGCAGGAAACCGTCACGGCGGCCATCCAGCCGAACGCGCAGTACATCTATCGCGTCATCGGCTGGGCGGGCGTGGCCTCTGACTTCCAGATCGTCAGCACGCAATCGCTGCTCGTGCCGAAGGCGTCGGGCGGCTCGTCATCGGGCGGCGGCAGCAACCTGTTGCCGGGCACCGGAACCGTCACCAACCTGGTGCGCTTCACGGTCAACCCGATCACGCGCACGGTCACCGTGCAGGTGCTTCATTAA